The Burkholderia latens genome segment TCGGCGCGACCGGCAACCGGCGAGTCGATCCCCTTCTCGTGCGCCGCCTGCTGCGAGATCGCGTTGTCGAACGCGAGCGGCCCGTCGACCACCGCCCCGGTGATTTGCCCGCGCTCGGCCATCTTCGCGAGCGCCGCGGCGTCGAGCGTCGAACGCATCGCCGGATTGACGGTCTCGACCGCGCTCAGCACGGCCACGCGCGGGCATGCGACGCCGAGCGCATGTGCGACGTCGACGGCGTTCTGCGTGATGGCCGCCTTCTGCGCGAGGTCCGGTGCGATGTTGACGGCCGCATCGGTCAGGATGAACGGCCGCGGATACGCCGGCGATTCGATCAGGAAACAGTGCGACATCCGCTTGTCGGTGCGTACATCGGATTCCACGGCGACGACCGCGCCCATCAGTTCGTCCGTATGCAGGCTGCCCTTCATCAGCGCACCGGCGCGACCGCTCGCCGCCAGTTCGACCGCGCGGGCCGCCGCCGCATGGCTGTGCGGGACGTCCTCGATCGTCCAGCCCGCCAGATCGATGCCCGCGTCGTCCGCGATGCGCAACACCTTTGCGCGCGGCGCGACGATCAGCGGCTCGATCGACGCGCCGATCGGCGACGCGTTGATCGCGGCAAGCGCGGTGACGCTCGCCGTGTCGCACGGATGGACGACGGCCACCGTGAGCGGCGGCGCGTGGCGCGCCCGCGCGAGCAGTCCGGGCAGCGCGCCGTCCGCCGGCGGCAGCACGCCGGGCAGCCGCTCGCCGCCGGACGCATCGGGATGCAGGGAATCGTTCATGTTTCCAGTACGTAGGTGCCGGGCGCCGCGCCGAAGCCGGCGGCCGGCACGCGCGCCCGCACGTCGCCGGACGAATGCGCGTGCAGCCAGTCGCGCCAGCACGTCCACCACGAGCCGTCGACGACGGGCGTTGCGTTGACGAAATCGTGCCGGCTGCGGTATGGCGCGCCGGGCTCGCGGGTCGCGCAGCGATAGTGGCGCCCGGGATGGCCCGGCTCGGACACGATGCCGGCATTGTGGCCGCCCGACGTCAGCACGAACGTCAGCGCGTGGTGCGTGAGCAGGTGGAACGTGTAGACGGAACGCCACGGCGACACGTGATCGCGCTCGGTTCCCACCACGAACGTCGGCACGTCGATGTCGGACAGCGCGACCGGCCGACCGTCGACGCAGTAGCGCCCGGCCGCGAGATCGTTGTCGAGAAAGAGCCGCGTCAGGTATTCCGTATGCATCCGGTACGGCATGCGCGTGGTGTCCGCGTTCCACGACATCAGGTCGTTCGGTTTCGTACGCGTGCCGAGCAGGTATTCGCTCATCATCCGCGACCAGATCAGGTCGCGCGCGTTCAACAGCTGAAACGCGGCGGACATTTGCGCACCGTCGAGGTAGCCCTGCCGCCACATCAGCGCATCGAGCGCGGACAATTCGCTCGCATCGATGAAGAGCCCCAGTTCGCCGGGCTCGCTGAAATCGGTCTGGGCCGCGAGCAACGTGACCGAACGCAATGCGCCGTGTTGCCGGCCATCGCGCGCGAGCGCCGCCGCGCCGATCGCGAGCAGCGTGCCGCCGAGGCAATAGCCGACCGCGTGGACTGCCTCGCCGCAGATCGGGCGGGCCGCGTCGAGCGCAGCCATGCAGCCGTCGCGCAGATAATCGTCGAGCCCGAGCTCGCGCGCGTCCGCGCCCGGATTGCGCCACGACACGACGAATACCGTAAAGCCGGAGTCGACCAGGAAGCGGATCATCGAATCGTGCGGCTGCAGGTCGAGGATGTAGTACTTCATGATCCACGACGGCACGATCAGGATCGGCTCGCGCGCCACGTCGGCCGTCGCCGGATCGTATTGCAGCAGCTCGCACAGCGCGTTGCGCCACACGACGCGGCCCGGCGTGATCGCCACGTCGCGGCCCGGCAGGTAGTCGCGCGCGTCGCGGGCCGGCGTGCCGCCGGCCCGATCGAGCAATGCGCTCGCGTCGTCGAGCCAGTGCCGGAACCCTGCCGCGAGGTTTGCGCCGCCGCTGCGTATCGTCGCGTCGAGCACGACCGGATTGGTCGCCAGGAAATTGCCCGGCGAGCACGCGTCGAGCCACTGTCGCGCGACGAAGCCGACCAGTTCCTGATGATGCCGTTCGACGCCCGGCACGCCGCGCGTCGCGTCGCGCCACCAGCGCTGAATCGACAGGAATCCGTCGCGATACGCGCTAAACGGCCATGCCGTCCATTCGCGCGCGGCGAAGCGTGGATCGGCGTGGCCGGCGTGCACGGCGAGACCGTCGGCGGCCGCATCGTCGGCGCCGCCTTCGTTCGGGGGCGCCGTCGGCGCCACGGCCGCAAGCCACGCCTGCGCCGCGAGTTCGAAGCATTTTCCCGGCGCGACGGCCAGATGCGCGCTCCAGTCGAGCATCGCGAGCGCGAGCGACACAGGCGACAGACCGAAGGTCATCGCGGCGACGTTCGCATGCGCGGCGCGGTTCCACCGGTCGGCGGGCGTCGTCGGGACGGGTGCGCATCCGGGCTCGCACGACGGGGGCTCGCTTGCGCCCGCCGGCTGTGCCCGCTCCGGCCTGAACGGTGCGTGCGTGACGGATGCGTTCATCTCATGTACATCCCGCCGTTCACGTCGAACTCCGCTCCGGTCGCGAAGGCGCCCGCGTCGGAACACAGGAACGCGACAAGCGCGGCGATCTCATCGGGGTCGCCGAGGCGGCCGAGCGGAATCTGCGGGAGGATCTTCGTGTCGAGCACTTCCTTCGGCACCGACTCGAGCATCGCGGTCGCGAGGTAGCCAGGCGCCACCGTGTTCACCGTCACGCCGTGGCGCGCGAGCTCGA includes the following:
- a CDS encoding bifunctional enoyl-CoA hydratase/phosphate acetyltransferase translates to MNDSLHPDASGGERLPGVLPPADGALPGLLARARHAPPLTVAVVHPCDTASVTALAAINASPIGASIEPLIVAPRAKVLRIADDAGIDLAGWTIEDVPHSHAAAARAVELAASGRAGALMKGSLHTDELMGAVVAVESDVRTDKRMSHCFLIESPAYPRPFILTDAAVNIAPDLAQKAAITQNAVDVAHALGVACPRVAVLSAVETVNPAMRSTLDAAALAKMAERGQITGAVVDGPLAFDNAISQQAAHEKGIDSPVAGRADILVVPDIEAGNMLAKQLEYLGGAANAGVVVGARVPIVLTSRADGVAVRVASCALALCVAWARQAGAPTNDAATLSMEEHR
- a CDS encoding PHA/PHB synthase family protein; translation: MNASVTHAPFRPERAQPAGASEPPSCEPGCAPVPTTPADRWNRAAHANVAAMTFGLSPVSLALAMLDWSAHLAVAPGKCFELAAQAWLAAVAPTAPPNEGGADDAAADGLAVHAGHADPRFAAREWTAWPFSAYRDGFLSIQRWWRDATRGVPGVERHHQELVGFVARQWLDACSPGNFLATNPVVLDATIRSGGANLAAGFRHWLDDASALLDRAGGTPARDARDYLPGRDVAITPGRVVWRNALCELLQYDPATADVAREPILIVPSWIMKYYILDLQPHDSMIRFLVDSGFTVFVVSWRNPGADARELGLDDYLRDGCMAALDAARPICGEAVHAVGYCLGGTLLAIGAAALARDGRQHGALRSVTLLAAQTDFSEPGELGLFIDASELSALDALMWRQGYLDGAQMSAAFQLLNARDLIWSRMMSEYLLGTRTKPNDLMSWNADTTRMPYRMHTEYLTRLFLDNDLAAGRYCVDGRPVALSDIDVPTFVVGTERDHVSPWRSVYTFHLLTHHALTFVLTSGGHNAGIVSEPGHPGRHYRCATREPGAPYRSRHDFVNATPVVDGSWWTCWRDWLHAHSSGDVRARVPAAGFGAAPGTYVLET